A section of the Streptomyces sp. V3I8 genome encodes:
- a CDS encoding aldo/keto reductase, giving the protein MGGMHTDEPLIVLGTMDFGTRVAPDTAFAILDAFVAGGGVWLDTANCYSFWADPSGTGGASERVIGAWLRARPGARETVRIATKVRQNPLVPHTWPKSAEGLSARAVHAGVRESLERLGVDHVDLLWAHAEDRAVPLAETVGAFGELVAKGVARRIGAANHAAWRVERARSLAREQGVPPWTSLQLRHSLLQPRPLTPVAEAGHRMLTAEDLDLARSEGLAVWSYSSLLWGSYARSDKPLPPTYDHPGTARVLAVLDEVAGELSATRNQAVLAWLIRQGIDPIVGASRVEQVEEALAARRVRLDDDHLARFAEAR; this is encoded by the coding sequence ATGGGGGGCATGCATACCGACGAACCCCTGATCGTCCTCGGGACGATGGACTTCGGCACCCGTGTCGCCCCGGACACGGCCTTCGCGATCCTCGACGCCTTCGTCGCCGGCGGCGGTGTCTGGCTGGACACCGCGAACTGCTACTCCTTCTGGGCCGACCCCAGCGGTACCGGCGGCGCCAGCGAACGCGTCATCGGTGCCTGGCTCCGGGCCCGCCCCGGCGCGCGCGAGACGGTGCGGATCGCGACGAAGGTCCGGCAGAACCCGCTCGTCCCGCACACCTGGCCGAAGAGCGCCGAAGGACTCTCCGCCCGCGCCGTGCACGCCGGGGTGCGGGAGAGCCTGGAGCGTCTCGGCGTCGATCACGTGGATCTGCTGTGGGCCCACGCCGAGGACCGTGCCGTACCGCTGGCGGAGACGGTCGGCGCCTTCGGCGAGCTGGTCGCGAAAGGGGTGGCCCGGCGGATCGGGGCGGCCAACCATGCCGCCTGGCGCGTCGAGCGCGCCCGCTCGCTCGCACGGGAGCAGGGCGTACCACCCTGGACGTCCCTCCAGCTGCGCCACTCACTCCTCCAGCCGCGTCCGCTCACCCCGGTCGCCGAGGCCGGCCACCGCATGCTCACCGCCGAGGACCTGGACCTCGCCCGCTCGGAAGGCCTTGCCGTGTGGTCGTACAGCTCACTGCTGTGGGGTTCCTACGCGCGCTCGGACAAGCCGCTCCCACCCACCTATGATCACCCCGGAACGGCCCGGGTGCTCGCGGTCCTGGACGAGGTCGCCGGCGAACTCTCCGCCACGAGGAACCAGGCCGTCCTCGCCTGGCTGATCCGGCAGGGCATCGACCCCATCGTCGGCGCGAGCCGGGTGGAACAGGTCGAGGAGGCACTCGCCGCACGCCGTGTACGGCTCGACGACGACCACCTGGCGCGTTTCGCCGAAGCGCGGTAG
- a CDS encoding MerR family transcriptional regulator has product MTTLTPAAAADRTGVSIDTLRYYEREGLIGPILRSAGGRRQYTADDVFWIGLVTCFREAGLGIADLREFVAILRAEHSPQDRVAFLRERRAALRQRALALHRAMEVLDEKITYYS; this is encoded by the coding sequence ATGACCACCCTCACCCCGGCAGCGGCCGCCGACCGCACCGGCGTCTCGATCGACACGTTGCGCTACTACGAGCGGGAAGGGCTCATCGGCCCGATCCTGCGCTCCGCCGGCGGGCGCAGGCAGTACACCGCGGACGACGTCTTCTGGATCGGCCTCGTCACATGCTTCCGCGAGGCCGGCCTCGGCATCGCGGACCTGCGGGAGTTCGTCGCCATCCTGCGCGCCGAACACTCCCCGCAGGACCGGGTCGCCTTCCTTCGCGAACGCCGTGCCGCCCTGCGGCAACGGGCGCTGGCACTGCACCGCGCCATGGAGGTCCTCGACGAGAAGATCACCTACTACAGCTGA
- a CDS encoding discoidin domain-containing protein — MAPVLVDFSTRPAALSNAVVRHHRCVIASSYVVVAAGGHLKVDFAVGSGDEVADFVLRVAVLGAAVPMDVAVNDEVVTEGFSLPDDGDPGAVREYLVSVPGKVLQEGVNVLRIRNAGVAVEGDGLLRVRAITVDPAEDAGRAERVHTARTGGRSVWTFATERRPLDAPTWQPGPRLLFHLDAGAGEAATRLSWRATDGAESAIAFRSDLSGFHGHFRTGDGVIGEVRGTLTDRRTPAQGTDGILGRHFATEEERDGVWRAVGRLGLLLDDGGAPVERVTWSGRRGDATSLTLRTAVTGTTGPTATGERLDVTGKVSKVEASEEFTEWGEVAANLLRKASDKWLAHEDSADLEFTFDSPVAVTAYSLTSANDCPDRDPSDWVLEGSHDGRDWARLDARDDQQFGRRFSTKEFPFPNSVAYRHYRLRITANLGAGETQLSRVQFFGVEGGDTPPQPGVCDFVGYRQDAGGEPVGYRGTNVPAPVSGPGQEDGEDAEELLAGDFSDTARSLQDAAHLLDRLTRYLRS; from the coding sequence ATGGCCCCTGTTCTTGTCGATTTCTCGACCCGGCCCGCCGCGCTGTCGAACGCCGTCGTTCGTCATCACCGGTGCGTGATCGCCTCCTCGTACGTCGTGGTGGCGGCCGGCGGCCACCTCAAAGTCGACTTCGCGGTCGGGAGCGGGGACGAGGTCGCCGACTTCGTGCTGCGTGTCGCGGTGCTCGGTGCGGCCGTCCCCATGGACGTCGCGGTCAACGACGAGGTGGTGACGGAGGGGTTCTCGCTGCCCGACGACGGCGATCCGGGCGCCGTGCGGGAGTACCTGGTGAGCGTGCCCGGCAAGGTCCTCCAGGAGGGCGTGAACGTCCTTCGGATACGCAATGCCGGCGTCGCGGTCGAGGGCGACGGCCTGCTTCGGGTGCGTGCGATCACGGTGGACCCCGCCGAGGACGCCGGGCGCGCCGAGCGCGTGCATACGGCGAGGACGGGCGGACGGTCCGTGTGGACCTTCGCCACCGAGCGGCGCCCCCTCGACGCGCCCACCTGGCAGCCGGGGCCGCGCCTGCTGTTCCACCTCGACGCGGGAGCGGGGGAAGCCGCCACCCGGCTGTCGTGGCGTGCGACCGACGGCGCGGAGTCGGCCATCGCGTTCCGCAGTGACCTGTCCGGCTTCCACGGCCATTTCCGGACCGGCGACGGCGTCATCGGCGAGGTGCGGGGCACGCTCACCGACCGCCGGACCCCCGCGCAGGGCACCGACGGCATCCTCGGACGGCACTTCGCCACCGAGGAGGAGCGCGACGGCGTGTGGCGCGCCGTCGGCCGGCTGGGACTGCTGCTCGACGACGGCGGCGCGCCGGTGGAGCGTGTGACGTGGAGCGGCCGCAGGGGCGACGCCACCTCGCTCACCCTGCGGACCGCGGTCACAGGGACGACGGGCCCGACGGCGACCGGCGAGCGGCTGGACGTCACCGGCAAGGTGTCCAAGGTGGAGGCCAGCGAGGAGTTCACGGAGTGGGGCGAGGTCGCGGCCAACCTCCTGCGCAAGGCGAGCGACAAGTGGCTGGCCCACGAGGACTCCGCCGACCTGGAGTTCACCTTCGACAGCCCCGTCGCCGTCACCGCCTACAGCCTGACCTCCGCCAACGACTGCCCCGACCGCGACCCGTCGGACTGGGTCCTGGAGGGCTCCCACGACGGCAGGGACTGGGCACGGCTGGACGCGCGGGACGACCAGCAGTTCGGCAGGCGCTTCAGCACCAAGGAGTTCCCCTTCCCCAACTCCGTGGCCTACCGGCACTACCGGCTGCGCATCACCGCCAACCTCGGGGCGGGCGAGACCCAGTTGTCGCGCGTGCAGTTCTTCGGCGTCGAGGGCGGTGACACACCCCCGCAGCCCGGCGTCTGCGACTTCGTCGGCTACCGGCAGGACGCCGGCGGCGAACCCGTGGGGTACCGCGGCACGAACGTCCCGGCCCCCGTGTCCGGTCCGGGACAGGAGGACGGCGAGGACGCGGAGGAGCTGCTCGCCGGGGACTTCTCCGACACCGCCCGGAGCCTGCAGGACGCCGCCCACCTCCTTGACCGGCTGACCCGGTACCTGCGCTCCTGA
- a CDS encoding TetR/AcrR family transcriptional regulator, which yields MTPQHMVDGPKPANRGPKAAAGNRAALVTAAREIYAADGLDVPLSRIARRAGVGQGVLYRHFPDRDAVATAVLEENVRQVEQAAAAEGATLAGVLGVVTWHLTQSAAFISFLHADGAGSGRFRAHVFARALSGRVERALRGCLPDGHRLGAPDAPDDLMLAVAMVSGAVTGPTREERERRALAGWRLLGVTVGPVRPFGE from the coding sequence ATGACACCGCAGCACATGGTGGACGGACCCAAGCCCGCGAACCGGGGGCCGAAAGCCGCCGCCGGCAATCGGGCCGCTCTGGTCACCGCGGCCCGCGAGATCTACGCGGCGGACGGCCTGGACGTCCCCCTGTCCAGGATCGCGCGCAGGGCCGGCGTCGGGCAGGGCGTGCTGTACCGGCATTTCCCCGACCGGGACGCCGTCGCGACCGCGGTCCTGGAGGAGAACGTACGCCAGGTCGAGCAGGCGGCTGCCGCCGAGGGCGCGACTCTTGCCGGGGTCCTGGGAGTGGTGACCTGGCATCTGACGCAGTCGGCGGCCTTCATCAGCTTCCTGCACGCCGACGGGGCGGGAAGCGGTCGCTTCCGTGCCCACGTGTTCGCCCGCGCGTTGTCCGGCAGAGTCGAACGGGCCTTGCGCGGCTGCCTCCCGGACGGCCACCGCCTGGGCGCTCCGGACGCGCCGGACGACCTCATGCTCGCCGTGGCCATGGTCTCCGGAGCCGTCACCGGCCCCACGCGTGAGGAGCGTGAACGCCGGGCGCTGGCGGGCTGGCGGCTGCTCGGTGTCACGGTGGGACCGGTACGGCCCTTCGGGGAGTAG
- a CDS encoding SMP-30/gluconolactonase/LRE family protein, with amino-acid sequence MRRIRNRSLAVLATLGALALTGCGTVPHTSGEAAAAPSASGRGITARPFMRLTTVHEATGMTLLEGPVLGEDGRLTVVDVTAPPGAPKVLRVDVRKKVVRKVFTDSRGAYTSAQFSPYDGRLYLSDFAHGEIVSLAPDGSERRAFFTDEVDGDRMQPDDIAFDRDGDLYVSDALGMSEGKARGRVVRIDRDGADATVLADGLAATNGVSFDVDYRGLWISELTENRISYLPVVERPGTSGRHTAVRVDAGIAQTDSIAVDADGNLYQALHGRPAMVVYDRYGERLATVKVPAGTEGLESATNVAITPGGTKAYMTVSGPAGGYLYTFDALAAGIRQSNGG; translated from the coding sequence ATGCGACGCATTCGAAACCGTTCTCTGGCCGTACTCGCCACGCTCGGCGCGCTGGCCCTGACCGGGTGCGGCACCGTCCCGCACACGTCCGGCGAGGCGGCCGCGGCCCCTTCCGCGTCCGGCAGGGGCATCACCGCCCGCCCGTTCATGCGGCTGACCACGGTGCACGAGGCGACCGGGATGACCCTGCTGGAGGGCCCGGTCCTCGGCGAGGACGGCCGCCTGACGGTCGTCGACGTCACCGCGCCCCCCGGAGCGCCGAAGGTGCTGCGGGTCGACGTCCGGAAGAAGGTGGTGCGGAAGGTCTTCACCGACAGCCGCGGCGCCTACACCTCGGCCCAGTTCAGCCCGTACGACGGACGGCTCTACCTGTCGGACTTCGCCCACGGCGAGATCGTCTCGCTGGCCCCCGACGGCAGCGAGCGGCGCGCCTTCTTCACCGACGAGGTCGACGGCGACCGGATGCAGCCCGACGACATCGCCTTCGACAGGGACGGCGACCTGTACGTCAGCGACGCCCTCGGCATGTCCGAAGGCAAGGCACGCGGACGTGTGGTGCGCATCGACCGCGACGGCGCGGACGCCACCGTCCTGGCCGACGGCCTCGCCGCGACGAACGGCGTCTCGTTCGACGTGGACTACCGCGGGCTGTGGATCAGCGAGCTCACGGAGAACCGGATCTCCTACCTTCCGGTCGTCGAGCGGCCCGGGACGAGCGGCCGGCACACCGCCGTCCGCGTCGACGCCGGTATCGCCCAGACCGACTCGATCGCCGTGGACGCGGACGGCAACCTGTACCAGGCCCTGCACGGACGACCCGCGATGGTCGTGTACGACCGGTACGGGGAACGCCTCGCGACGGTGAAGGTCCCGGCCGGCACCGAAGGACTCGAGTCGGCCACCAACGTGGCGATCACACCGGGCGGGACCAAGGCGTACATGACCGTCAGCGGCCCCGCCGGCGGATACCTGTACACCTTCGACGCGCTCGCGGCGGGCATACGGCAGTCCAACGGCGGCTGA
- a CDS encoding flavin-containing monooxygenase yields MTSPHLTPPQAPTPDELAALRQRYHRERERRVRPDGPRQYLGADAEFGFYAADPYVGEVPRREPRRDTVDVAVVGGGFGGILAGARLRRQGVERIRVIDRGGDFGGTWYWNRYPGVHCDIESHVYLPMLDETGYVPRWKYAPGEEIRRHAIRIAERAGLYADALFSTSVTALTWEESSRTWRVDTDRGDAFRATYVVTATGTMAEPKLPGIPGIKDFEGRTFHTSRWDYGYTGGTPEGGLTGLADKRVGVVGTGATGVQVIPVLARDARHVYVFQRTPSTVDVRANRRTTAADVAAGREGWARERRENFLRIVSGEPFGEDLVADGWTSSAGLLEKLVPSFRRSGDRASFESAYEAADAAKMNEIRARVERHVTDPATAETLKPWYRYACKRPTFSDTYYPAFNRSNVTLVDTADSHGIERVTANGVVVGGTEYEVDCLVLATGFSVGVSGVHSGTLPVHGRDGVRLLDAWARHGIRTLHGFTCNGFPNLIQLGSLQNASSVNFTHVLDEQAVHAAALVAAAEAKGALLEPSREAEDAWLAVLTQGSPDHEWFHAGCTPGYYNREGRGRPNGPGGYPHSACAFHELLRHWREESLDEVLT; encoded by the coding sequence ATGACGTCCCCCCACCTGACGCCCCCTCAGGCGCCCACTCCTGACGAACTGGCCGCACTGCGGCAGCGTTACCACCGCGAACGCGAGCGGCGTGTGCGGCCCGACGGGCCCCGCCAGTACCTCGGCGCCGACGCGGAGTTCGGCTTCTACGCCGCCGACCCGTACGTGGGGGAGGTGCCGCGGCGCGAACCGCGGCGCGACACCGTCGACGTGGCCGTCGTCGGAGGCGGGTTCGGCGGCATCCTCGCCGGCGCGCGGCTGCGCCGGCAGGGCGTGGAACGGATACGCGTCATCGACAGGGGCGGCGACTTCGGCGGCACCTGGTACTGGAACCGGTACCCGGGCGTCCACTGCGACATCGAGTCCCACGTGTATCTTCCGATGCTCGACGAGACCGGCTACGTACCGCGGTGGAAGTACGCGCCGGGCGAGGAGATCCGGCGGCACGCGATACGGATCGCGGAGCGGGCCGGCCTCTACGCGGACGCCTTGTTCTCCACCTCCGTCACCGCGCTGACCTGGGAGGAAAGCTCCCGCACCTGGAGGGTGGACACCGACCGCGGGGACGCCTTCCGGGCGACGTACGTGGTCACCGCCACCGGGACCATGGCGGAGCCGAAGCTGCCGGGCATCCCCGGCATCAAGGACTTCGAAGGGCGCACCTTCCACACCTCCCGCTGGGACTACGGCTACACCGGCGGCACTCCGGAAGGCGGCCTGACCGGGCTGGCGGACAAACGTGTGGGTGTCGTCGGCACCGGCGCCACCGGCGTGCAGGTCATCCCCGTGCTGGCCCGGGACGCACGGCACGTGTACGTCTTCCAGCGCACCCCCTCCACGGTCGACGTACGCGCCAACCGCCGCACCACGGCCGCGGACGTCGCCGCCGGCCGGGAGGGCTGGGCCCGCGAACGCCGCGAGAACTTCCTGCGCATCGTCTCCGGTGAGCCGTTCGGCGAAGACCTCGTGGCGGACGGATGGACCTCGTCCGCGGGCCTGCTGGAGAAGCTGGTGCCGAGCTTCCGCCGCTCCGGCGACCGCGCGTCCTTCGAATCCGCCTACGAGGCCGCCGACGCCGCGAAGATGAACGAGATACGGGCCCGCGTCGAGCGGCACGTCACGGACCCGGCGACGGCCGAGACGCTCAAGCCCTGGTACCGGTACGCCTGCAAGCGCCCCACCTTCTCCGACACGTACTATCCGGCGTTCAACCGGAGCAACGTCACCCTGGTCGACACCGCGGACAGCCACGGCATCGAGCGCGTCACCGCGAACGGTGTCGTGGTGGGCGGCACGGAGTACGAAGTCGACTGCCTGGTCCTCGCCACCGGCTTCTCCGTCGGCGTCTCCGGCGTCCACTCCGGCACGCTGCCCGTCCACGGCCGGGACGGCGTCCGGCTGCTGGACGCGTGGGCGCGGCACGGCATCCGTACGCTGCACGGATTCACCTGCAACGGCTTCCCGAACCTGATCCAGCTGGGCTCGCTGCAGAACGCCAGCAGCGTCAACTTCACGCACGTACTCGACGAACAGGCCGTGCACGCCGCCGCCCTCGTCGCGGCGGCCGAAGCCAAGGGCGCCCTGCTCGAACCGTCCCGCGAGGCCGAGGACGCCTGGCTCGCCGTCCTGACGCAGGGCTCGCCCGACCACGAGTGGTTCCACGCCGGATGCACCCCCGGCTACTACAACCGCGAGGGGCGCGGCCGCCCCAACGGCCCGGGCGGCTACCCGCACAGCGCCTGCGCCTTTCACGAACTCCTGCGCCACTGGCGGGAGGAGTCCCTGGACGAGGTGCTCACCTGA
- a CDS encoding TetR/AcrR family transcriptional regulator, with protein MKRNTTSRARLLGAAEEVFYARGIATTAVDVVARAAGVAKPTLYAHFASKSALAAAALANRHERRAADLQARLEEAEPGEPRLLAVFSWLASCYRDDNGRGCAFLNAAADSPADEPVAAAVREEKTWLLNTLTRLSGEAGLVRPAEVASQLLLLIDGVAGRVLVRGADAAADVTATAARAAAVLIEAARPQPWRA; from the coding sequence ATGAAGAGGAACACGACCTCGCGCGCCCGCCTCCTCGGCGCCGCCGAAGAGGTCTTCTACGCACGGGGCATCGCGACCACGGCCGTGGACGTGGTCGCACGGGCGGCCGGAGTGGCCAAGCCGACCCTGTACGCGCACTTCGCGTCGAAGTCGGCCCTCGCCGCCGCCGCGCTGGCCAACCGGCACGAGCGGCGCGCGGCGGACCTCCAGGCGCGCCTGGAGGAGGCCGAGCCGGGAGAGCCGCGCCTGCTGGCCGTGTTCTCCTGGCTCGCCTCCTGCTACCGGGACGACAACGGCCGCGGGTGCGCCTTCCTCAACGCGGCCGCCGATTCCCCGGCCGACGAACCGGTCGCCGCGGCCGTACGCGAGGAGAAGACATGGTTGCTGAACACACTGACCCGGCTGTCCGGGGAAGCGGGGCTCGTGAGGCCGGCCGAGGTCGCCTCGCAGTTGCTGCTCCTGATCGACGGGGTCGCCGGCCGCGTCCTGGTGCGGGGCGCCGACGCGGCCGCCGACGTGACCGCGACGGCGGCCCGCGCGGCAGCCGTCCTGATCGAGGCGGCCCGCCCGCAGCCATGGCGCGCCTGA
- a CDS encoding YitT family protein, protein MARLTDRPVQRALRLTAGLALFGLCLALLVEADLGADPWTVLTQGLAAVTGLTLGQVVVAVSVLLLVLWVPLRQRPGPGTVANALLVGPFLDLGLAWIPTPHHLPARVAFLVTAVVGVAVATGLYVGAGWGSGPRDGLMTGLADLGVPVVAARAAIELSVLAVGWLLGGSVGVATVVFALAIGPLVGYALGKLRLPPSAAPDGV, encoded by the coding sequence ATGGCGCGCCTGACGGACCGCCCCGTCCAGCGTGCCCTGCGGCTCACCGCGGGCCTGGCCCTCTTCGGACTCTGCCTCGCGCTGCTGGTCGAGGCGGATCTCGGCGCCGACCCCTGGACCGTCCTCACCCAGGGGCTGGCCGCGGTCACCGGGCTGACCCTGGGGCAGGTCGTCGTCGCCGTCTCCGTGCTGCTGCTGGTCCTGTGGGTCCCGCTGCGTCAGCGTCCCGGCCCGGGCACCGTCGCCAACGCGCTGCTCGTCGGCCCCTTCCTCGACCTCGGTCTCGCCTGGATCCCGACCCCGCACCACCTGCCGGCCCGGGTGGCCTTCCTCGTCACCGCCGTCGTCGGCGTCGCGGTCGCCACCGGCCTGTACGTGGGCGCCGGCTGGGGGTCGGGCCCGCGGGACGGCCTGATGACCGGCCTCGCCGACCTGGGCGTACCCGTGGTCGCCGCACGCGCGGCCATCGAACTGTCCGTACTGGCCGTGGGGTGGCTGCTCGGCGGAAGCGTCGGCGTCGCCACCGTCGTCTTCGCCCTCGCCATAGGCCCGCTCGTCGGCTACGCCCTCGGGAAGCTGCGCCTGCCGCCTTCCGCGGCCCCGGACGGCGTATGA
- a CDS encoding alpha/beta fold hydrolase: MTAYTLRTADADLVYDVHGPLPADSGRPPLVMVGQPMDAGGFATLASLFPERTVITYDPRGIGRSVRKDGRTDHVPELQARDVHAVVEALGAGPVDMFASSGGAVTALALVAAHPEDVITLVAHEPPLMSVLPDARAAERARAAMRDAYRAKGWGAGMAAFIMMTSWRGEFTDDYFAQDAPDPRAFGLPAEDDGRRDDPLLSERSWAVSDHRPDADALAAAPTRVVIAVGEESSGTFTARASVCTAELLGQEATVFPSHHGGFLDGGSGHAGRPEDFARRLRGVLGTSG; the protein is encoded by the coding sequence ATGACTGCGTACACACTCCGGACCGCTGACGCCGACCTCGTCTACGACGTCCACGGGCCGCTGCCGGCCGACAGCGGACGGCCGCCGCTCGTCATGGTCGGCCAGCCCATGGACGCCGGCGGTTTCGCCACGCTGGCGTCGCTCTTCCCCGAGCGGACCGTGATCACCTACGACCCGCGCGGCATCGGCCGCAGCGTCCGCAAGGACGGCCGGACCGACCATGTGCCCGAACTCCAGGCCCGTGACGTGCACGCCGTCGTCGAGGCGCTCGGGGCCGGTCCGGTCGACATGTTCGCGAGCAGCGGCGGCGCGGTGACCGCGCTCGCCCTCGTGGCGGCACACCCCGAGGACGTGATCACCCTGGTGGCGCACGAGCCGCCGCTCATGTCCGTACTCCCCGACGCCCGCGCCGCCGAGCGCGCCCGGGCCGCCATGCGGGACGCGTACCGGGCGAAGGGGTGGGGCGCCGGCATGGCCGCGTTCATCATGATGACGTCGTGGCGGGGCGAGTTCACCGACGACTACTTCGCTCAGGACGCGCCGGATCCCCGAGCGTTCGGCCTGCCGGCCGAGGACGACGGCAGGCGTGACGATCCGCTGCTCTCCGAACGGTCCTGGGCGGTCAGCGACCACCGGCCCGATGCCGACGCGCTCGCCGCGGCGCCCACCCGGGTCGTGATCGCCGTGGGCGAGGAGTCCTCGGGCACCTTCACCGCACGCGCCTCGGTGTGCACGGCCGAGCTCCTCGGTCAGGAGGCGACGGTCTTCCCGAGCCACCACGGCGGCTTCCTCGACGGCGGGTCCGGCCACGCCGGCCGGCCGGAGGACTTCGCGCGCAGACTGCGCGGCGTTCTCGGTACGTCCGGCTGA
- a CDS encoding toxin Doc yields MSEILYIDVPWLLDVQDAALDDDDVSVTDYSALVAAVARHKTRMPTLATSNPDAAWRAAALLHTVVRLEPLPHRNSLFAAFVTGQYMDQSGEGIDPPYGALSDLIRKVRESRLSIYDIADELRSWRI; encoded by the coding sequence ATGAGCGAGATCCTGTACATCGATGTCCCCTGGCTCCTGGACGTCCAGGACGCCGCCCTCGACGACGACGACGTGTCGGTCACCGACTACTCGGCGCTCGTGGCGGCCGTCGCGCGCCACAAGACGCGTATGCCGACCCTGGCCACGTCCAACCCCGACGCCGCCTGGCGGGCGGCCGCGCTGCTGCACACCGTCGTGCGCCTCGAACCGCTCCCCCACCGCAACAGCCTCTTCGCCGCCTTCGTCACCGGGCAGTACATGGACCAGTCCGGAGAAGGCATCGATCCTCCGTACGGGGCGCTGTCCGACCTGATCAGGAAGGTCCGCGAGAGCCGGCTGAGCATCTACGACATCGCCGACGAGCTCCGTTCCTGGCGTATCTGA
- a CDS encoding MarR family winged helix-turn-helix transcriptional regulator — protein sequence MSKVAPGPTPGFLVWRLANRWRVAVDRALAPLGLTHAQYSLVASLYGMQRTGERPSQRQLADHTGLEALYVSKLARALESAGLVGRTRDPRDPRAVRLALTEQGQTVTRQAVDVVQELLQRLLDPLGGLDAPRTRAFTDELTALLGAPLTPFVPNDENTQGATP from the coding sequence ATGAGCAAGGTCGCACCGGGTCCCACGCCCGGTTTCCTGGTATGGCGGCTCGCCAACAGATGGCGCGTCGCGGTCGATCGCGCGCTGGCCCCGCTGGGCCTCACGCACGCGCAGTACTCACTGGTCGCGTCGCTGTACGGCATGCAGCGCACCGGCGAGCGGCCCAGCCAGCGTCAGCTCGCCGACCACACGGGACTGGAGGCGTTGTACGTCTCGAAGCTGGCGCGCGCCCTGGAGTCGGCCGGCCTGGTCGGACGGACCCGTGACCCGCGCGATCCACGTGCCGTCCGGCTCGCTCTGACCGAGCAGGGCCAGACGGTCACACGCCAGGCCGTCGACGTGGTCCAGGAACTGCTCCAGCGGTTGCTGGACCCGCTCGGCGGCCTCGACGCCCCGCGGACACGTGCGTTCACCGACGAGCTGACGGCCTTGCTAGGCGCACCTCTCACTCCATTCGTACCGAACGACGAGAACACCCAGGGGGCAACACCATGA
- a CDS encoding MarR family transcriptional regulator — MTGAASSASTASAPAADARALGLAHYAARGVLEHVLARHGSTFQQQIALRAAVTSDVPQTRDDLAAQIHSTLKADPAGIRRTLDELLDKRLLVAVGAHLRPTDEGRALLTAVGEETAPVTAGIWGGIPAEDLAAAGRVLALVTERANAKLASLTA, encoded by the coding sequence ATGACCGGTGCCGCATCCAGCGCGTCCACCGCATCCGCGCCTGCCGCCGACGCCCGCGCCCTCGGCCTGGCCCACTACGCCGCCCGCGGCGTCCTGGAACACGTGCTGGCCCGGCACGGCAGCACGTTCCAGCAGCAGATCGCCTTGCGCGCCGCCGTGACGTCCGACGTCCCGCAGACGCGGGACGACCTCGCCGCCCAGATCCACAGCACCCTCAAGGCCGATCCGGCCGGCATCCGGCGCACGCTCGACGAGCTGCTGGACAAGCGGTTGCTCGTCGCGGTCGGCGCGCACCTTCGCCCCACGGACGAGGGCCGCGCCCTGCTCACCGCGGTGGGTGAGGAGACCGCTCCCGTCACCGCCGGTATCTGGGGCGGGATACCGGCCGAGGACCTGGCCGCCGCCGGACGCGTCCTGGCCCTGGTCACCGAGCGCGCCAACGCCAAGCTGGCCTCGCTGACCGCCTGA